The following proteins are encoded in a genomic region of Pelodictyon phaeoclathratiforme BU-1:
- a CDS encoding lipocalin family protein encodes MKKLLLLCFLLLAGCTGVPQGITVVDNFSLDRYLGTWHEIVRLDNRFEKELDPVSATYSLAPDGSVKVMNKGYDLKKQEWKTIQGRGVFLDDKKTTEGALKVSFFGPFYASYNVIDLDRAGYRWAMVCGRDKSLFWILSKDSVMEQAQLKALVARATALGFDTAKLRYLGKQKP; translated from the coding sequence ATGAAAAAACTTTTATTGCTCTGTTTTCTCTTGCTTGCAGGATGCACCGGTGTTCCGCAGGGAATCACGGTTGTTGATAATTTTTCTCTCGATCGTTATCTCGGTACCTGGCATGAAATTGTTCGTCTCGATAACCGGTTTGAAAAGGAGCTTGATCCGGTATCGGCGACCTACTCGCTTGCCCCGGATGGCAGCGTCAAGGTGATGAACAAGGGGTATGATCTGAAAAAACAGGAGTGGAAAACCATTCAGGGGCGCGGTGTTTTTCTTGATGATAAAAAAACCACCGAGGGTGCGTTAAAGGTCTCTTTTTTCGGCCCATTTTATGCGAGCTACAATGTGATTGATCTCGACAGGGCGGGCTATCGCTGGGCGATGGTTTGTGGCCGTGATAAATCTCTTTTCTGGATTTTGTCGAAAGATTCTGTTATGGAGCAGGCTCAACTCAAGGCGCTGGTGGCCAGGGCGACGGCGCTCGGTTTTGATACCGCCAAACTCCGCTATCTGGGCAAACAGAAACCGTAA